From the genome of Pseudopipra pipra isolate bDixPip1 chromosome 13, bDixPip1.hap1, whole genome shotgun sequence:
CGCTCCCGAGCCTTGCCGCGCtcactctcctcctctctccttccctcacgCTCTCCCGCAGGATCACCGCACCGCGCTGCACTGGGCCTGCTCGGCGGGACACACGGATGTCGCCGACCTCCTCCTCGGGCTCGGCGTGCCTGTGAACGATAAGGACGATGTGAGTGTGGCGGCCCTGCCCGGATCCCCCGCCCCGCCGTGCGGGTGTGCGGGCTCTGCGCGGCCCTTGGCTGTCGTGGTTTCagccttcctcccttccctccttttccctctcctggtGCCCCCAGCGCGGTGTCTGTGAGGCTTGGGAAAGCCCAGGCTGCTGTGTGTGCGCTGGGAAGGCAATGAAATACTTCGGTGTTCATGTGGAAATGGGCGTAGAGAGACTTGATGAGTCCTGCTTGTTATCAAGGAATTTTAGGAGGACTCTTCTTATGAATGAAGCTGCAAAACCAGCGGTGTTTGTCTGGGTAGTTTTGGGGATTTTCATGTTGCCTTTATCTCGGTGTGATCCTCTCAAATGTGTTGTGCCAAATCATGAGATGCCGTGAAGATTTCTCACGTTGGAGAAGGTGTTATAGAACAGGTGGCAGGTTCAGTCATTTCACAGTTGGAAAGGAGATGGTCTGCTCATGTTCTAGAGGAAGGGTTGAAATATTTGCATCTGTTACAAAGCATCCTAAATATCACCCTTAGAGAAGGAAATGTCTCATCAGTTTAGAGGGTAGGATATAGGAAAGATTAAAGAAACTTTTGTAtgcccttttcttttttgttaaaaaagcACTAGTGTGAATTCTGGAGGCACAAACTGTCCTGCAAAGGTACTGTGCATAACTGTGACTTCTGTCATTTAACTGGCAGCATTTGTCAGGTACTGAGTGCAGGCAAGAACATGAGACTTGTCTCTCTGGTGATAATCAGTAATGTTCAGCTTTACAGTTATAAGAATATGTGCAGTGTGAGTAGCTAAATCTCATTTTGGGTTATGCATTATCATGGTTTTTTGCCTGAAACTCATGTTTTGAATAATGTGGTTTTGTTCTCACCTCTGTAGGCTGGTTGGAGTCCCTTACACATTGCTGCTTCTGCGGGCCGGGATGAAATTGTGAAAGCCCTCATTGCCAAGGGTGCTCATGTCAATGCTGTCAATCAGAATGGCTGCACACCCCTGCACTATGCAGCCTCCAAAAATAAGCAGGAGGTATGTTTAGCCAGGCTACTGGAGGTGGTGGTGCTCTGGGAAGAAGGATTTCATTATGTTAACTTCACatcctcttcccctgctcctttcTCTTACTACACACTCAGATTGCAATCATGCTTTTGGAGAACGGGGCAGATCCAGATGCAACAGATCACTTTGAATCCACCCCGttacacagagcagcagccaaaggGAACCTAAAAATGGTACAGATCCTTGTGCAGCACAATGCCACTGTGGATATGCGGGACTCCGAAGGGAATACTCCTCtgtaagtaattttttatttttattttgcttaataCAGCATAATCTTTATGAAATGAAATGCCATTAgtccaatttatttttttttttaattttttgttgcCTCAAAATACTGCCTTGCTTCACATCCCCGTGCAATTAAAAAGTATTTGACAAAATCATACTTAGTATTTTGCCTAAGTGTGTCTGTACATGCATACTTTAATTTGTGTTACCACATCTACCTAAAGAGTGTAGAACACCTTTTGTAATAATTTGGAATATGTTTGGTTGCCACTAGAGGGTAGAGAGTGAGCTAATGACATCCAAGTCAGAGGAAACTGGTCTTGCAGGCTGGCCTACTCTGTCCTGCCAAGCAAGAACTCCTTTTACAACCTTTTCTTCACCTCTCTAAGGAAAATAAGTTGCAATTTCAATACAACCAGCCCAGTGTTTGATGTTACCTCAGAGATCAATTTGAATCTGTAAGGATAAAACCTTAGCTGCTTTGAAGTTGGTGGCAAAACTCTGCCTTGTTTGGAGTGGAATCGAGAGTTTGCTGTGAATAAGATCAAGCAGTGTGTTTAAGCTGTACATAAACCCCTGAATGGCCCTGGAATGCACACGGttattctcaggaaaaaaagtgcttGCTGCATTTGCAGTGACTCGTTACTTCAGATTGTTTTTTAGCAATGGATGATTTCTTTATCACTTTTGATTCAAATGGAGGTTGCCACCGTCCATTTTCACTGTGGATTATGTTCTCCCTTGCTTTGCTGACTGCAGAGCCAAATCCTAATCCAAAGAACCGTCTTAACTTTACAAGGACAACAGCAGGAGGAATGTTCTCAAGTTGCTTAATGACAACAGAGTAACTAGACAGCAAGCTTTGGAGTCACTGTAGGTAGTTGGTTGTGTGTGGTTTTATTGTTCTAGGATGTATCTCCCCCCAGAATTCGCGCTGTCATTTTGACATGGCATAATTATTGCTCTTTATAAGCCTGGACTGTTTAACAGTGGCTGTGGGTTTCTTGTTCTCACTGCAGTCATTTAGCCTGCGATGAAGAGAGAGTGGAGGAGGCAAAGCTGCTGGTGTCTCATGGTGCAAGCATTCACattgaaaataaagaagagCTGACCCCACTGAAAGTGGCAAAGGGTGGCCTGGGAGCCATACTTAAAAGGATGGTGGAGGGCTAGTGGGAGCTTCCCACTTGAGCCTCTTTCCTGTTGCACTTATATTTAAGACTGCAAACTTCATAGTTTGATATTTCAACCAGGATGTTGTGTGTGGGTATCAGCATggtaataaaatgtttttattgaagCTGTCCTTCAAGTGCAGTGCCAAAACAACTGTTTGTACTTCCTGTTAATTGAATAGTTCActgattttaaagtatttttcaatattttgcagttttctttcagtttacAGTACGATCTGTATAAATGTGGTCATTCTTTGTATGTCAGATCTTAGTTtagaattatttctttctagCAACAGGACCAAAAATGCTTTACCAATTTAAAGCCGATTTCATTTTGGAAGCTTGTCCTAGAGTCTTTGTTTCTTCCCTTAGCCTTTGTGATTTGTATGTGGGATTGTATTTAGTTTTTGTGGGTACAAATTGTCTTTCTTCAGATGATTCTAAACTACACCTTATCTCCCTTTGTAGAATGCAGTTTGCTCAGTTGCTTGGATAAATGTATCCATTTTTGTTACTCTTGATCTATTCAAGTGAGATCTGAGtgtttaaagctttttttgttgttactggttgttcttctgtttctctgaatCTTTAAATACATGTATCTGATGAAGTGCACTGGATTGCTTGCAGAATGCAGCAGCAGTTTCagggttacctctgcaaataTAATGTTTTATAATGGATGGCTCTGGATAATTCTCTGGGATATACTTCAAATGTaatgttttttcctcttgctcctTTTGTAGGttcctttttctgttctctttgaCTCCCACATGCAGCACTGACACTTGCAGTTTACCATCTTGTTTTATAACAGAAGCCTGGTTTTATCTCTACTTACTCATAGCAAATCCTGATATTAAGTTATTAGAAGGCAAAGCTAATGAGACAGAGTCTGAAAAGTGACCTGTTCTGATGTTGGTAAGATCACTTTTGGCACCAGTGGATAGATTTCCCCTTGAACAAATGATGCCGAtaaaattctgtgaaataaagaaCTTTCCTAAACAACAGTCTTTGGTATCATAAAACTTTATTGAACCTGTATGTAACAAAACCACTGTTTTCTAAATAGCTTGTATGCTTGGGATGTGAACAGCAGATGAGATGAAACTCTGCCATCCATTCCACACTGTGGGAATGCAACATGTTTGATCGTCAGCCTCAAGGAAAGGTTGAAATGCAAGCTGGCAGTTTCTACGGTTTGACTTGTAGGGATTAAGGTAATGCAGTTTATTTTGATAAACAAGAcagaaacaaccaaacaaacatcTTCACCATTGACTTTAAATGTATCTTAGAACACAAAATGCAGGTGAAATTTCACACTTGCCTGTACAGTAAGCTCTGGCCATGCAGATCTTGACTGAAGGAGGAACGTGAGTAAATGTTTCTTGGGTGTtgcacaggcactgctgaaaATTTGATTTGAGAACAGCTGAAGTTAAGAGTTCTGTGTTCATCCTTGATCTTTGtgtagcaaaaaaaccctgccaCAGCTCTGTAGCTTTGTAAATACACTTCCCTAGGAGATGGTAGCTTGAATGTTGGCTGAGTATCTGGTTTCCATGTTAATGATCCCTACTCCCACAGGAGAAGATAAATGGGCCATGCACCAAAGACTGTTGGAACATCTAAGGcaaattctgaaaaatgtttctgtatcCTGCGTGGCTCTGCAGGGTTTTAGAGTTACACACTGTGGATCAATACCTAATTTGCATTGTGCTTTGCCCAGAGCATCAGCAGAAAGCTAGGAACAGTGCCCCATCCTTTTTAATAAACTTTTACAGACTTTATAATGAGAACAAACATCTGCCAGAAGGCTTACAGAAACATCTCAATATGTTAAGAAACTCtgaataaatgttattttccttaccttcctgctcctccccagcaacctgttttgtttcttatttttgcctttttatttttaatactatCTATTACACACTGATGGGTAGAAGTACAAGAGGAATCATTAGTCAAGAACTTGTGTTGAattgttcttttgttttatttaaaaacattaacGAAACTTGAGCAGTTTCTACTTTTTGAACAAATATAAACCTGTGACGTTCTAGGAAGATTGTATTAGCTATAGAAGGTAATTAACCCACATAAGCTCCTATCTTACTGCAGCAAGTTGTGTAAGGCATACCTTCAGATAAATTTGTGTAGGTGAGATTAAGGAAagattggaaaaaaatgtggtaATGATCACATAACATAGTCCCCTTTTCAATCACAATAGTGCTGTTGCAGAGATGTGCAAGTTGGAAAGGTGTTGCAGTAAGAAAAACGTAGCTAAGATGCATATATACAGAAGAAAGCTTTAGAAAAACTGATACAGCTATAGTGGTAACATGAAGACAGTTGTTTATAGTTTCCCATGAAGGGTAAAAGAAAACTTAGGAATATCagataagaaattattttaaattattgctGCTGTCAGCCAAGTCAAGGGCTCCCTCAGACTAATAATTGATTTGAAACAAATAAGGGGAAACACCTTTGGTAAGAAATAGCACCCAAACAGGAGTAGGTGGTCTCCCTCTTGCtgtttctgagtgtgtttaaTGTCATCATTCTGCATGTTGACACAACTTTGGGTGTCAATATCAGACTTTCTCAGTAAGCTGCTCAACCCAGATTGAAGGACATGAGTTACGGATTTTGCTTGGCACAGTTGCCACAAAAGTCAACAAGGGCTGCCTGACTAAGGAGATCATGACTTAAGGTTTACCCTGGATATTTAGGGAAGAGAAGAATGTGAGGATCCACCAGTAAAGTATGGCAGTGTTGGTATTAGCAAGGGTTTGACCCTCACAGTCTGGCACAAGCAGTTTTTAGTTAATATTGTATAAGAACACCATAAGTGTCCTTTTACTCTGGAATGAAGCTAAACACTACAACACACATAACaaagataaatatttgaaagcCAGAAAACTGTGTTGGAAAGGACAATGAATACAGTTATGCTTGAAGATCCCAAATGACTCTTAAGTAGGACTTCATTTACATCTTCTTTAAATGTTACCAcgtttttttctattttttcccccctgtttttccttttttcttttttggttgtttttgggttttggggggtttttttggtgctcACTTTTTTGATAAACATATTTAGAGCTGTAGGAACTGAACCTGAAAATGTTAGCCCAGAAATTAAAGATGAATGTTGCATATGTCTAATGTTTACAGGGTAGGAACAGTCACAAGGGATTTATGCATATTAGGTCCTATAAAAGATTTAAGTGCCAAAAAGTTCCAGATCCCTGAGCCAGATACATTTTTGTGCAGTGCATGAGACTGAAGCCAGTGTTTCCCTGAGTCagcgaggacctgcctcgtgTAGTTCCAAACAGAGCTACTGAGGCTGTGGGTCTGTATTCACCTGAGCCCCGTGGTCTCTGAGCTCTTCTGAAAGTAGGTATCTTTGGAAAAAACTTTTTGAAAAACTGAGTTTGTGTAACCTCAGAAATGAGGCTCAGAGAGAAGAGGTGTCTAGTGATCAACATGTGTGTGGTTcagttcctttttctccttccagccaCTCAAGAGAGTGGTCATTACTCGACTGTTGGCTATCAGTGTGCTTTGCACTATTGACCTTTCCTCTTGATGCTTTCACCTACAGAAAACAGGCTGTTACACTGGGCTAAAGAATCAGAGGAAAAGTAGCATGAGTTTGTTGCTCAGTAGGTAGAACAGGTGCCTGGAAATAGATTTAAATCATCTCAGGCAGAGGAAGCAATCAAAACTCATGTGCTGTATAGTAGAGAGTGTTACTTCTAAGTTTTGAAAGCAGCTGTA
Proteins encoded in this window:
- the PSMD10 gene encoding 26S proteasome non-ATPase regulatory subunit 10, whose protein sequence is MEGEVSDVPVCNLAFAGRLEELRALLLRDRAQATRADQDHRTALHWACSAGHTDVADLLLGLGVPVNDKDDAGWSPLHIAASAGRDEIVKALIAKGAHVNAVNQNGCTPLHYAASKNKQEIAIMLLENGADPDATDHFESTPLHRAAAKGNLKMVQILVQHNATVDMRDSEGNTPLHLACDEERVEEAKLLVSHGASIHIENKEELTPLKVAKGGLGAILKRMVEG